One genomic region from Chloracidobacterium sp. encodes:
- a CDS encoding M12 family metallo-peptidase — MKGRSLIGWLVFGLATTLALVGEWTPARSAATLTIPPPPGVHPLTVTPLRLAWRSEKSDDRPLWRSVTPSPREQAACAGVRGGTFFELDDAALRRRLAGVPPENACAARNSTHVLEVPTPDGKFARFRLVESPVMEPELAVRFPDIKTYAGQGLDDPTQTMRCDLTPQGFHAIVLGGTDVAFTVLPVTPGRALYAVASPRTADFARGFPCEALPAVAGTKPSGPAGGAEAIPVGNQLRRYRIAIAATAEFTNSPNLGGGTVVGGLAAVTTWLNAANAIYERELAVRFVLVANNANVIYTDPATDPYPSPNESIGMMIGVRNDLPAKIGVDNYDIGHVLGVGIGGRAFIGVVCSNSPDFGGGPGAIKGGGVTMVSATAPAGNAFDLGVFCHELGHQCGADHAFNGTTRDGCRRNRNPATAWEVGSGSTIMAYPGVCEADNIVTNFDLRFNAGSLGQMLTYLAAGGGADCVSLAATGNTPPVVSVGPPLTIPRNTPFQLTAAGSDADGDALTYTWEQCDAAGDFINPPYGDQPNDPPSTTRPLFRHYPPTASPTRFFPSLPYILNHANAPPPVMNGLQTGENLPSVTRTMRFRVTARDNRAGGGGVTQAELTVNVVGTAGPFQVNNIAGVWPAGSQQTVSWAVAGTNQPPINCSAVNIALSYDGGNTFVTVAAGIPNTGTATITVPPEAPTTVRARLKVEAANGAGVTGGDAFFDITDADFAISNVGGCTFSLTPTLFNAPAGGASGTVSVTAGAGCAWTATSNAPWVTITSGASGVGNGTVAYTVAANPGPARSGTLTIAGQSFAVNQARADRVTTVGMFRPANGFFYLRFTNTPGFADRDFFYGLADDAPVIGDWNGDGVETIGVFRQGQFFLRNSNTAGFADLPVIAIAGTQPGDIPLAGDWDGDGTATVGLFRNGLFLLRNSNTSGAPDVVVTYGGVGDAPVVGDWNGDGVETIGVFRAGRFFLRNSNSPGLPDIEAAFGGAGDIPLAGDWDGDGRDTIGVFRVTGQSAQFFLSNANASGPLPAPINYGLASDRPVVGKWQ; from the coding sequence ATGAAGGGAAGAAGCCTGATTGGATGGCTGGTTTTCGGCTTGGCGACGACGCTGGCTCTGGTGGGGGAGTGGACGCCAGCTCGATCCGCCGCAACGCTGACGATCCCACCGCCGCCCGGCGTCCACCCGCTGACGGTCACGCCGTTGCGCTTGGCGTGGCGCTCGGAAAAGTCGGACGACCGGCCGCTGTGGCGTTCCGTCACACCATCGCCGAGAGAACAAGCCGCCTGCGCCGGTGTACGCGGGGGGACTTTTTTCGAACTTGACGACGCGGCGTTGCGCCGACGACTGGCGGGCGTTCCACCGGAAAACGCCTGCGCCGCCCGGAATTCGACACATGTCCTTGAGGTTCCAACGCCGGACGGAAAGTTCGCACGTTTTCGCCTTGTCGAGTCACCCGTGATGGAACCTGAACTGGCGGTCCGTTTCCCAGACATCAAGACCTACGCGGGGCAGGGGCTGGATGATCCAACTCAGACCATGCGCTGCGACCTGACGCCACAGGGTTTTCATGCGATCGTTCTCGGCGGGACGGATGTCGCTTTCACTGTTTTGCCGGTGACGCCGGGGCGGGCGCTCTACGCCGTGGCGTCCCCACGAACGGCGGACTTCGCCAGAGGTTTTCCATGTGAAGCGCTTCCAGCAGTGGCTGGGACGAAGCCAAGCGGCCCGGCCGGTGGAGCGGAAGCCATACCGGTTGGAAACCAGCTTCGGCGCTACCGCATCGCCATCGCCGCCACGGCGGAGTTTACCAACTCGCCCAATCTGGGCGGTGGTACGGTGGTCGGCGGGCTGGCCGCCGTGACGACGTGGCTCAATGCAGCGAACGCTATTTACGAGCGTGAACTTGCTGTCCGATTCGTTCTGGTCGCCAACAACGCCAACGTCATTTACACCGACCCGGCGACTGACCCCTACCCAAGCCCGAATGAAAGCATTGGGATGATGATCGGCGTACGAAACGACCTGCCGGCCAAAATCGGCGTGGACAACTACGACATCGGACACGTCCTTGGCGTCGGTATCGGCGGACGGGCTTTTATCGGCGTCGTTTGCAGCAATTCGCCCGACTTCGGCGGCGGCCCGGGCGCGATTAAGGGGGGCGGCGTCACGATGGTCAGCGCGACGGCTCCGGCGGGCAATGCCTTTGATCTAGGTGTGTTCTGCCACGAACTGGGTCATCAGTGCGGGGCGGATCATGCCTTCAACGGTACGACGCGCGACGGCTGCCGCCGTAACCGCAACCCTGCGACGGCGTGGGAAGTCGGCAGTGGCTCGACGATTATGGCGTACCCCGGCGTTTGTGAAGCTGACAACATTGTGACCAACTTCGACTTACGCTTCAACGCCGGGAGCTTAGGGCAAATGCTGACGTATCTTGCCGCTGGCGGCGGCGCGGATTGCGTCAGTTTGGCCGCGACGGGCAATACGCCGCCCGTGGTGAGCGTCGGCCCGCCGCTGACGATTCCGCGCAACACGCCGTTTCAGTTGACGGCGGCGGGAAGCGATGCGGACGGTGACGCGCTGACCTACACGTGGGAGCAGTGTGACGCCGCCGGCGATTTCATCAACCCGCCGTACGGCGACCAGCCGAATGATCCGCCAAGCACGACGCGCCCGCTGTTTCGGCACTATCCGCCGACGGCCTCGCCGACGCGCTTCTTTCCGAGTTTGCCGTACATCCTCAACCACGCGAATGCGCCGCCGCCGGTCATGAATGGTTTGCAAACAGGTGAAAACCTGCCGAGCGTGACACGCACCATGCGCTTTCGCGTCACGGCCCGCGACAACCGTGCGGGCGGGGGCGGGGTCACACAGGCGGAACTGACGGTCAATGTGGTCGGTACGGCCGGCCCCTTCCAAGTGAACAACATCGCCGGAGTATGGCCTGCCGGAAGTCAACAGACGGTGAGCTGGGCGGTCGCCGGGACGAATCAGCCGCCCATCAACTGTTCGGCCGTCAACATCGCGCTGTCGTACGACGGTGGAAACACGTTCGTCACGGTCGCAGCGGGCATTCCAAACACCGGGACGGCGACGATTACCGTGCCGCCTGAAGCGCCGACGACAGTGCGGGCGCGGCTCAAGGTTGAGGCGGCCAACGGCGCGGGCGTCACCGGCGGCGACGCCTTTTTCGACATTACCGACGCCGACTTTGCCATCAGCAACGTCGGTGGTTGTACGTTCAGCCTGACGCCGACATTGTTCAACGCGCCGGCGGGCGGCGCGAGCGGGACGGTCAGCGTAACGGCCGGCGCGGGCTGCGCGTGGACGGCGACGAGCAACGCGCCGTGGGTGACGATTACCAGCGGCGCGAGCGGGGTCGGCAACGGGACGGTCGCCTACACGGTCGCCGCCAATCCCGGCCCGGCGCGCAGCGGGACGCTGACGATTGCCGGACAGTCCTTCGCCGTCAATCAAGCGCGCGCCGACCGAGTTACGACCGTCGGGATGTTCCGTCCGGCGAACGGCTTCTTTTACCTGCGCTTCACGAATACGCCGGGCTTTGCCGACCGAGACTTTTTCTACGGGCTGGCGGATGACGCGCCTGTTATTGGCGATTGGAACGGCGACGGCGTGGAAACCATCGGCGTTTTTCGGCAGGGACAGTTTTTCCTTCGCAACAGCAACACGGCGGGCTTCGCCGACCTGCCCGTTATCGCCATCGCCGGAACGCAGCCGGGCGACATCCCGCTGGCGGGCGATTGGGACGGGGACGGGACGGCGACCGTCGGCTTATTCCGCAACGGGCTGTTTTTGCTCAGGAACAGCAACACGTCGGGCGCGCCGGATGTGGTCGTCACGTACGGCGGCGTCGGTGATGCACCGGTTGTCGGCGACTGGAACGGGGACGGTGTAGAAACCATCGGGGTTTTCCGGGCAGGACGGTTTTTCCTGCGCAACAGTAATTCGCCGGGTCTCCCAGACATCGAGGCGGCGTTTGGCGGGGCTGGAGACATCCCGCTGGCGGGCGATTGGGACGGCGACGGCCGCGATACGATTGGAGTGTTTCGCGTGACGGGCCAGAGCGCGCAGTTCTTTTTGAGCAACGCCAATGCGTCGGGACCGCTACCCGCGCCCATCAACTACGGGCTGGCGAGCGACCGTCCGGTCGTTGGGAAATGGCAGTAA